In the Candidatus Cloacimonas acidaminovorans str. Evry genome, one interval contains:
- a CDS encoding GNAT family N-acetyltransferase translates to MLSIKRIKELNKKIYEEVSTLWEKTGINKPERKDSFESLQENLQQTGILIIAEENEKVVGVVWVTNDFRRLYIHHMAVVPNKQNQGIGTKLMEECISLAKEYGYQLKLEVNVDNPAAWHLYEKFGFKELSGYRVLIKRDI, encoded by the coding sequence ATGCTTTCTATTAAGCGCATCAAAGAGCTAAACAAAAAAATTTATGAAGAGGTATCTACTCTTTGGGAAAAAACAGGAATCAATAAACCGGAACGCAAGGATTCCTTTGAATCCCTGCAAGAAAATCTGCAACAAACGGGAATCCTGATTATTGCAGAGGAAAATGAAAAAGTAGTTGGCGTTGTATGGGTAACTAATGATTTCCGACGACTTTATATCCATCATATGGCAGTTGTTCCAAATAAACAAAATCAAGGCATCGGAACCAAACTTATGGAAGAATGTATTTCGCTAGCAAAGGAATATGGTTATCAACTGAAATTGGAAGTGAATGTAGATAATCCTGCTGCTTGGCATCTATACGAAAAATTTGGCTTTAAAGAACTTTCCGGTTATCGTGTTCTTATTAAGAGAGATATTTAA
- a CDS encoding DUF4340 domain-containing protein, whose protein sequence is MKKSKLILLLVLLMLIGLYFVLRTNRPQEKLARVFDLDTLSINRIEIYDAQDTLKMVKQNNIWKLIYPVNWEADSLKIRDLFREVITAKYAKTPMGTGKEAIEKFHQKDEEALHIIVSDGKKSIHTLFSNLDNPYDYFRYAGSDKIYQLKAKVTNNYNTDLSNWRSPHIVSHKEEELLKIEVTHPKNKYTLTRNGLQWTFQDAHNEFKIHPANRAMLKILNILESLNTYIFVDNAQAEYAEKFKNPYCTVKLYLTGNRTQELKFIEHTQGYYLMMVDNDPSVLFVVVWDTVFRFTRHPDIFKMQEFG, encoded by the coding sequence ATGAAGAAATCTAAATTAATATTACTGCTTGTTTTGCTTATGCTAATAGGTTTATATTTCGTTTTAAGAACGAACAGACCTCAGGAAAAACTTGCCCGGGTTTTTGATTTGGATACTTTATCCATCAACCGAATTGAGATTTACGATGCACAAGATACTCTAAAAATGGTTAAGCAAAATAATATCTGGAAACTAATTTATCCTGTTAACTGGGAAGCCGATAGCTTAAAAATTCGCGATTTGTTCCGGGAAGTGATTACGGCAAAATATGCTAAAACTCCTATGGGAACGGGTAAAGAAGCGATTGAAAAGTTTCACCAGAAAGACGAAGAGGCATTGCATATAATTGTAAGTGACGGTAAAAAAAGCATTCATACTCTCTTCAGCAATTTGGATAATCCTTATGATTATTTCCGTTATGCCGGTTCCGATAAAATCTATCAATTGAAAGCTAAAGTTACTAATAATTATAATACAGACCTTTCCAACTGGCGTTCTCCTCATATCGTTAGTCATAAAGAAGAAGAATTGCTAAAAATTGAAGTTACTCATCCCAAAAATAAATATACCCTTACCAGAAATGGTCTTCAATGGACTTTTCAGGATGCCCACAATGAATTTAAAATCCATCCGGCAAACCGGGCAATGCTGAAAATTCTGAATATCCTGGAAAGTTTGAATACCTATATCTTTGTAGATAATGCCCAAGCGGAATATGCGGAAAAATTTAAAAATCCCTATTGCACCGTAAAACTTTATTTAACCGGTAACCGCACTCAGGAACTCAAATTTATTGAACACACTCAAGGATATTATTTAATGATGGTGGATAATGATCCAAGTGTATTATTTGTCGTTGTCTGGGATACCGTATTTCGTTTTACCCGGCATCCCGATATCTTCAAAATGCAGGAATTCGGTTAA